In Maridesulfovibrio sp., a single genomic region encodes these proteins:
- a CDS encoding MarR family winged helix-turn-helix transcriptional regulator has product MNELKERFEAVQCSLMDLIDTINDQHKGGVDFGTGHRLYPAEIHTIEAIGDSPEITVTRLAERMGVSKPTISERINKLSRKGLVSKGTKAGDAKAVPLCLTESGNAAYKGHADHHQQMFDLFVGKYGDDAEAVLRKFSFAFKEMRELAVEFSCKKG; this is encoded by the coding sequence ATGAATGAACTGAAAGAACGTTTTGAAGCAGTGCAGTGCTCCCTGATGGATTTGATTGATACCATCAACGATCAACATAAGGGAGGGGTGGATTTCGGCACAGGCCACAGGTTGTATCCCGCAGAGATTCACACCATTGAGGCCATCGGTGATTCGCCGGAAATTACTGTAACCAGATTGGCGGAACGTATGGGAGTATCCAAACCCACCATATCTGAACGCATCAACAAACTATCCCGGAAAGGACTTGTCAGCAAGGGAACCAAGGCAGGCGATGCCAAGGCTGTGCCGCTGTGCCTCACCGAATCCGGCAATGCAGCCTATAAAGGTCATGCGGATCACCACCAGCAGATGTTCGATCTGTTCGTGGGGAAATACGGAGATGACGCGGAAGCTGTGCTGCGTAAATTTTCTTTCGCATTTAAAGAAATGCGCGAACTCGCAGTAGAATTCAGTTGCAAAAAGGGCTGA
- a CDS encoding CatB-related O-acetyltransferase — MNGPHPETKHPMEGFPQVSFIKNYCTNPNVIIGDYTYYDDPDGPERFFENILYHFDFIGDKLIIGRYCSIARKTTFIMNGGNHALSSFSTYPFFIFGSGWENGRPEDDLFPAVKDTHIGNDVWIGYDATILPGVNIGHGCVIGAKSVVTGDFPPYSIIAGNPARLIHPRFDELVIEKLLEIAWWNWSPEKVTRNLKAITGCDLAALASPR, encoded by the coding sequence ATGAACGGACCACATCCTGAAACAAAGCACCCCATGGAAGGATTCCCTCAGGTTTCCTTTATAAAAAATTATTGCACCAACCCCAATGTCATCATCGGAGATTACACATATTATGATGATCCTGATGGCCCTGAGCGTTTCTTTGAAAACATACTCTACCATTTCGATTTTATCGGGGACAAACTCATCATAGGGCGGTATTGCTCAATAGCCAGGAAGACCACGTTTATCATGAACGGCGGTAACCATGCGTTAAGCTCTTTTTCAACGTATCCGTTTTTTATTTTCGGCTCCGGGTGGGAGAACGGCAGGCCTGAAGATGATCTTTTTCCAGCGGTAAAAGACACACACATCGGTAATGATGTCTGGATCGGTTACGACGCGACAATTCTTCCCGGTGTGAATATAGGGCATGGTTGCGTTATTGGAGCCAAGTCTGTGGTCACCGGGGATTTCCCACCGTACAGCATCATTGCAGGCAACCCTGCACGGCTGATCCACCCCAGATTCGATGAACTTGTCATTGAAAAACTTTTGGAGATTGCCTGGTGGAACTGGTCACCTGAAAAAGTTACCCGTAATTTGAAGGCAATTACCGGTTGCGATCTGGCCGCTCTCGCCAGCCCAAGATGA
- a CDS encoding transporter substrate-binding domain-containing protein: MKIKFQVVTVILFLVLLVCSAEAGTYTLVSLDYPPYGYLENGVASGCDVEIIQEAFRRMGEEVEFKFFPWKRALAMASHGLADGMFLLLKTPERCEYMEYSDPVRLESMAFFVRSDSTIDFNGDLASLDEYSFGVIKDFLYGKEIDKYIKDKLWHRVETADSVQTNLSKLIKGRFDIFISDDLSTFYTARKIGVLSGIRRLLPTVGQNPVYVSFCKKNNTALLRDRFNKALKSMKDDGTWEAVIQKYRNRYINDFPNETFIMNGGAH, translated from the coding sequence ATGAAGATAAAATTTCAAGTCGTAACAGTGATACTATTCTTGGTACTGCTTGTCTGTTCTGCAGAGGCGGGAACCTACACGCTTGTTTCTCTGGATTATCCTCCTTACGGATATCTGGAGAACGGAGTTGCGAGCGGTTGCGACGTTGAAATAATACAGGAAGCTTTCCGCCGTATGGGTGAAGAGGTGGAGTTCAAATTCTTTCCATGGAAGAGAGCGCTCGCCATGGCCAGCCATGGGCTGGCAGACGGAATGTTCCTGCTGCTTAAAACTCCTGAGCGTTGTGAGTACATGGAATACAGCGATCCTGTTCGCTTGGAATCCATGGCCTTTTTTGTCCGTAGTGATTCAACAATTGATTTCAACGGTGATCTTGCTTCGCTTGATGAATACAGCTTCGGAGTCATAAAGGATTTTCTCTACGGCAAGGAAATTGATAAATATATAAAGGATAAATTGTGGCACAGGGTTGAGACCGCCGATTCCGTGCAGACCAACCTCAGCAAGCTCATAAAAGGCCGGTTTGATATATTTATTTCCGATGACCTGTCGACATTCTATACAGCCCGCAAGATCGGGGTTTTATCCGGGATTCGCAGGCTGCTACCAACCGTGGGGCAGAATCCTGTATATGTTTCGTTCTGCAAGAAAAATAATACCGCATTGTTGCGTGACCGGTTCAACAAGGCATTGAAATCCATGAAGGATGACGGTACATGGGAAGCTGTGATTCAGAAATACAGAAATCGGTACATAAATGATTTCCCCAACGAAACTTTCATCATGAACGGCGGGGCGCACTGA
- a CDS encoding ATP-binding protein, with the protein MSSIISGKSYQEILVVSDGILERWQSIVDLLAEFSNVPAALIMRVGEGLIEVFRTSASEGNPYPLGATEHYYQKCGLYCEHVIRTDRKLLVPNALEDPDWKDNPDVALNMISYLGFPILYPDSTPFGTICVLDNKFNAYSPKIENLMIQFRDIIEFQLAQLCHCVNLETELEGFRISERFDMTFPEESSTDPQERLQGLTGALVQANRQLQDEIQMRMQVERELKRAQQGAVAASKAKSEFLANMSHEIRTPLNGIMGMLQLLQHSELDDEQKLYATNAAEATIRLTALLSDILDLSRVEAGKLVIRSAPMNLRDCISAVETIFRPTAMGKNVVLTFDVSPDIPETILGDATRVQQILSNLLGNAVKFTDKGGINIDVHPLPVRKDGRLWVLFTVADTGIGICEDKLDRIFSAFEQQAEGYQRKKQGAGLGLAICKKLLGLMGGTMSVESIENKGSTFYCCLPFQLAGESEEVAPPEPVKNKGKASVLLVEDDCLSRLAVHKYIQSIGLDVQMAGNGKEALEILLKHSFDLILMDIQMPKMDGVSATRAIRSGKAGRRNMNIPIVALTAYAMAGDKDKFLASGFNGYLEKPFTMEDLGEEVQHFLASA; encoded by the coding sequence ATGAGTTCCATAATATCCGGTAAATCGTATCAGGAAATCCTCGTTGTTTCTGATGGAATTCTTGAGCGTTGGCAGTCAATAGTTGATCTTCTTGCCGAATTTTCAAATGTACCGGCCGCACTCATCATGCGCGTTGGAGAAGGATTGATTGAGGTTTTCCGGACCAGTGCATCCGAAGGTAATCCATATCCACTCGGCGCGACCGAGCATTATTACCAGAAATGCGGATTGTACTGCGAGCACGTCATAAGGACGGATCGAAAGCTGCTGGTTCCCAATGCTCTGGAAGATCCTGATTGGAAGGACAATCCGGATGTTGCTCTGAACATGATTTCTTACCTCGGCTTCCCAATCCTGTACCCGGATTCCACTCCCTTTGGAACGATCTGTGTATTGGACAACAAATTCAATGCCTATTCTCCGAAGATTGAGAACCTGATGATTCAGTTTCGCGATATTATCGAGTTTCAGCTTGCTCAGCTTTGTCATTGTGTAAATCTGGAAACGGAGCTTGAGGGATTCAGAATTTCAGAACGTTTCGATATGACTTTTCCGGAAGAGTCTTCAACTGATCCGCAGGAAAGACTGCAGGGGCTTACGGGGGCGCTGGTGCAGGCCAACAGGCAATTGCAGGATGAAATCCAGATGCGCATGCAGGTGGAGAGAGAATTGAAGCGGGCGCAGCAGGGAGCTGTTGCCGCAAGCAAGGCAAAAAGTGAATTTCTGGCTAACATGAGCCACGAAATCAGGACCCCTCTCAATGGAATTATGGGAATGCTTCAACTTCTGCAGCATTCGGAACTTGATGACGAGCAAAAACTGTATGCAACGAACGCGGCTGAAGCCACAATCCGATTGACAGCATTACTCTCAGATATTCTGGATTTATCACGCGTTGAAGCCGGTAAACTGGTAATACGGTCCGCCCCCATGAATCTCCGGGATTGTATTTCGGCTGTGGAAACAATTTTCAGACCTACTGCCATGGGCAAGAATGTAGTTCTGACATTTGACGTGAGCCCGGACATTCCTGAAACCATTTTGGGTGATGCCACCAGGGTGCAGCAGATATTGAGCAATCTTCTTGGAAATGCAGTGAAATTTACGGACAAGGGGGGCATAAATATTGATGTTCATCCTTTACCTGTTCGAAAGGATGGCAGGCTTTGGGTTTTATTTACCGTTGCTGATACCGGCATTGGGATTTGTGAAGATAAGCTGGATAGAATTTTCAGTGCCTTTGAGCAGCAGGCCGAAGGATATCAGCGGAAAAAACAGGGGGCAGGGCTCGGTCTGGCAATCTGCAAGAAGCTGCTGGGCCTGATGGGTGGAACCATGTCGGTGGAAAGTATCGAGAATAAGGGTTCAACATTTTATTGCTGCCTTCCTTTTCAACTGGCCGGGGAATCCGAAGAAGTAGCCCCTCCTGAGCCTGTGAAGAATAAAGGTAAGGCATCTGTCCTGTTGGTAGAAGATGACTGCCTGTCGAGGCTTGCAGTGCATAAGTATATACAATCCATCGGGCTGGATGTGCAGATGGCCGGCAACGGAAAAGAGGCCCTTGAAATTTTATTGAAACACAGTTTTGATTTGATTCTTATGGATATACAGATGCCGAAAATGGACGGTGTTTCCGCGACCAGAGCCATACGCAGCGGCAAGGCGGGAAGAAGGAATATGAATATCCCCATAGTTGCTCTGACGGCATACGCAATGGCAGGGGATAAGGATAAGTTCCTCGCATCCGGTTTCAACGGATATCTGGAAAAGCCATTCACAATGGAAGATCTTGGGGAAGAGGTTCAGCACTTCCTCGCCAGTGCTTAG
- a CDS encoding Maf family protein has product MKIYTTTKPLILGSASPRRKDLLGSAGIEFKIQPACGEEPKPLPGQNPEEYAKKTALLKALEVSEAHPGNYVLGADTIVVRDMDILGKPADQDEAFGMLKSLCGRSHKVITGCALIGPDGNSVNFSVSTDVEFIDFEEKCIRAYVTTGEPDDKAGAYAIQGLGAFLVKGICGSYTNVVGLPLARVIETLVQWGVVVPGDE; this is encoded by the coding sequence ATGAAAATATACACCACAACCAAACCGCTGATCCTGGGTTCAGCTTCCCCAAGAAGAAAAGACCTTCTCGGTTCGGCAGGCATTGAATTCAAAATACAGCCTGCCTGCGGCGAAGAACCCAAACCGCTACCCGGCCAGAATCCGGAAGAGTACGCAAAAAAGACCGCACTGCTGAAGGCTCTGGAAGTTTCCGAAGCACATCCGGGAAACTATGTTCTGGGTGCAGACACGATAGTTGTGCGGGACATGGATATACTCGGTAAACCGGCAGATCAGGACGAAGCTTTCGGGATGCTCAAAAGCCTGTGCGGAAGGTCCCATAAAGTCATCACCGGCTGCGCGCTGATTGGGCCGGACGGTAATTCCGTAAACTTCTCCGTCTCAACCGATGTGGAATTCATAGATTTCGAAGAGAAATGCATCCGGGCCTACGTCACAACAGGAGAACCGGACGACAAGGCCGGGGCATACGCCATTCAGGGACTTGGAGCCTTTCTGGTCAAAGGGATTTGCGGGTCGTATACGAATGTTGTGGGGTTGCCGCTGGCGCGGGTAATTGAGACACTGGTTCAGTGGGGTGTGGTTGTTCCGGGGGATGAATAA
- a CDS encoding MotA/TolQ/ExbB proton channel family protein, with protein sequence MNKKNLAGVIVASAVFLASFWVSGGIALYWNAAALVIVLSGLAVAVLLSYPVEQLRDAFKVVHETYSGRLTTHEEIVDTLLDLSVRSRMDGMLSLEKANEKTTISFLRNSLTLLVDNFEEDEIKDCLKTEMSFFHMRRSESERIFLSMARYAPAFGVAGSVIGLIGLLMGIDNPEVILKHIPVAFISTLYGVILSNMIFAPMAETVRARTRNELINHKMIMDGVIAIKKEQNPYKLERKLVAFLSPEDREAKTEELRNITRKYIKMRKQERLAKDKILHEVPLVKAS encoded by the coding sequence ATGAATAAGAAGAATCTGGCGGGCGTAATTGTCGCTTCAGCAGTATTTTTGGCCAGTTTCTGGGTCAGCGGCGGAATAGCGCTGTACTGGAATGCGGCCGCATTGGTCATAGTGCTTTCCGGTCTTGCCGTTGCGGTCCTGCTCAGCTATCCGGTCGAGCAGCTTCGTGACGCTTTCAAGGTTGTCCATGAAACTTATTCCGGCAGGCTTACCACTCATGAGGAGATTGTCGACACCCTGCTTGATCTGAGTGTGCGCTCCAGGATGGACGGTATGCTTTCTCTGGAAAAGGCCAATGAAAAAACCACCATATCATTTCTGCGCAATTCGCTTACTCTGCTGGTGGATAACTTTGAGGAAGACGAAATAAAGGACTGCCTCAAGACCGAAATGTCTTTTTTTCATATGCGCAGGAGTGAATCGGAAAGAATATTCCTCTCCATGGCCCGTTACGCACCCGCTTTCGGTGTTGCCGGTTCGGTTATCGGGCTGATCGGCCTGCTCATGGGAATAGACAATCCCGAAGTGATCCTGAAGCATATCCCCGTGGCGTTCATTTCAACTCTTTACGGTGTTATTCTCAGCAACATGATTTTTGCGCCCATGGCCGAAACCGTTCGGGCCAGAACCCGCAACGAACTTATAAACCACAAGATGATCATGGACGGGGTCATAGCCATCAAAAAAGAGCAGAACCCCTATAAGCTTGAAAGAAAGCTGGTGGCCTTCCTCAGCCCGGAAGATCGTGAAGCCAAGACAGAAGAACTCAGGAATATCACCCGCAAGTACATAAAGATGCGTAAGCAGGAGCGTCTTGCCAAGGATAAGATTCTGCACGAGGTGCCGCTGGTCAAAGCTTCCTGA
- a CDS encoding transporter substrate-binding domain-containing protein: protein MRIIIVALMSIFLFTASSLPPRSGRTIVFSLADHGNQELVNFIQKLYSEAFKKIGCKFELQVVPWERALLMANAGIVDGDAARVDLHKYYPFQYQNLIKVPVPILDDYVAVFASKLAVQNGSVPVSSIENWADLAPLRVGYIRGHKLVEAKLKNNVPNIRTMSATSIEQGLRMLFSERFDVFVSSYHSVMTILNQNKKIKFDIVKIGILDDACSYPWISVKYGNLVAKLADILTEMKKDGTYDKIFGETLGKKSPVLKSP from the coding sequence ATGCGAATAATAATTGTAGCTCTCATGTCGATTTTCTTGTTTACGGCAAGTTCTTTGCCTCCTCGTTCAGGCAGGACAATCGTATTTTCCTTGGCTGATCATGGCAATCAGGAACTGGTTAATTTTATTCAAAAACTATACTCCGAAGCCTTTAAAAAAATTGGGTGTAAGTTCGAATTGCAGGTAGTTCCCTGGGAACGCGCACTATTGATGGCGAATGCAGGAATTGTTGACGGCGATGCGGCCAGAGTTGACCTGCATAAGTACTATCCATTCCAATATCAGAATCTCATAAAGGTGCCTGTTCCTATTTTGGATGACTATGTGGCTGTCTTTGCGAGTAAATTGGCCGTGCAAAATGGAAGTGTTCCGGTCAGCAGCATTGAAAATTGGGCTGATCTGGCACCGTTGCGGGTAGGTTATATTCGTGGACATAAACTGGTTGAAGCAAAATTAAAAAATAACGTTCCAAACATAAGAACTATGTCTGCAACTTCTATAGAGCAGGGACTGCGGATGCTTTTTTCAGAAAGGTTTGATGTTTTTGTGTCGTCATATCATTCTGTAATGACTATTTTAAATCAGAATAAAAAAATAAAATTTGATATTGTTAAAATCGGTATCCTTGATGATGCCTGCTCTTATCCCTGGATAAGTGTTAAGTATGGAAATCTAGTGGCAAAATTAGCCGACATACTTACTGAAATGAAGAAAGACGGGACTTATGACAAAATTTTCGGAGAAACTTTGGGTAAGAAATCTCCTGTGCTGAAATCTCCGTAA
- a CDS encoding GNAT family N-acetyltransferase, producing MKIEIADKRDYPELIKIWEASVRATHFFLKEEDIVFLLPLILNQYFDAVELRCARDNQDKITGFCGVTENKLEMLFIAPESRGQGIGSALCRHVIDNMHVTAVDVNEQNPQAVGFYEHIGFGITGRSPVDGQGNPFPLLHMKLRKNLPTGQ from the coding sequence ATGAAAATCGAAATTGCTGATAAAAGGGATTACCCTGAACTGATAAAAATATGGGAAGCTTCCGTACGAGCAACACATTTTTTCCTGAAAGAAGAAGATATCGTGTTTTTGCTACCGCTGATTCTCAATCAATACTTTGATGCGGTAGAATTACGATGTGCAAGGGACAATCAGGATAAAATTACGGGGTTCTGCGGGGTGACTGAAAATAAACTTGAAATGCTGTTCATAGCACCGGAAAGCCGGGGACAAGGTATCGGTTCCGCCCTGTGCCGCCATGTGATTGATAATATGCATGTCACAGCCGTAGACGTAAACGAGCAGAACCCGCAGGCCGTCGGATTCTATGAACACATCGGATTTGGAATCACCGGCAGGTCCCCGGTGGATGGGCAGGGGAATCCTTTCCCCTTGTTGCACATGAAGTTGAGAAAAAACCTACCCACCGGTCAGTAA
- a CDS encoding glucokinase, whose translation MGLILAVDIGGTNSRFAAFETGPGGQPVMKETVWLSSKNAGSFAHLLEMLAESEFPYSPQDFDVTVLAPAGPIIRGVYCNVTNVDWDVDFRDGYEKYGFRRAVLINDFVAQAYACRTKAVEGCRVIHDIEVSPTGTLGVIGAGTGLGHCALVPLPGCGFAPVPSEAGHISFPAETVEELDFCRYVMDRRGITYCCGDEVLTGRGLTILHRYLTGEELEAGEVAARMKEGGKTLEWYSKFTARCCRNYALTVCATGGLYISGGIVAKNPFVVDQPVFMEEFLRSSSMEDLLKRIPVFLNDNQDSGLYGAALRGVWQLN comes from the coding sequence ATGGGACTTATTCTGGCGGTTGATATTGGCGGGACAAACAGCAGGTTCGCGGCGTTCGAAACCGGTCCGGGAGGGCAGCCGGTAATGAAGGAAACCGTCTGGCTTTCCAGCAAGAATGCGGGAAGCTTTGCTCATTTGCTGGAAATGCTGGCGGAAAGCGAATTTCCGTATTCTCCGCAGGATTTTGATGTGACAGTGCTGGCCCCTGCAGGACCTATAATCCGGGGTGTGTACTGCAATGTCACCAATGTGGACTGGGATGTTGATTTCAGGGACGGGTATGAAAAATACGGTTTCCGGCGGGCCGTTCTTATCAACGACTTTGTCGCACAGGCTTATGCCTGCCGTACCAAGGCCGTGGAAGGATGCAGGGTCATACATGATATCGAGGTTTCGCCGACCGGCACACTGGGAGTCATCGGAGCGGGAACGGGATTGGGACATTGCGCCCTTGTTCCGCTGCCCGGTTGCGGCTTTGCTCCGGTGCCTTCCGAGGCCGGACATATTTCGTTTCCGGCAGAGACTGTGGAGGAACTTGATTTCTGCCGTTATGTTATGGATCGCAGAGGAATTACCTACTGCTGCGGCGATGAAGTGCTGACCGGAAGGGGGCTTACCATTCTGCATCGCTATCTGACCGGAGAAGAGCTGGAAGCCGGAGAAGTTGCAGCCCGGATGAAGGAAGGCGGAAAGACTCTTGAATGGTACTCGAAGTTTACCGCCAGATGCTGTCGGAATTATGCCCTGACCGTCTGCGCTACCGGAGGGCTGTATATCTCCGGAGGAATCGTAGCAAAGAATCCTTTTGTTGTGGATCAACCAGTGTTCATGGAAGAGTTTCTGCGTTCTTCGTCCATGGAAGATCTGCTTAAGCGTATTCCGGTATTTCTGAACGATAATCAGGACAGCGGACTTTACGGTGCGGCGTTACGAGGAGTGTGGCAACTGAATTGA
- a CDS encoding MBL fold metallo-hydrolase, translating into MKVCIWGARGSLPATFNAERARDKVKAALEIAVAKGIDSTTDLDSFIDNELPFPVRGSYGTNTPCIQIEGRGDEYIICDCGTGLRDLGNKVMQERQGKNGAHFHIFMSHLHWDHLQGFPFFVPAYIPGNRVTFYGGHPNIEAALRTQQSEPGFPVHFDNLGSEIDFVRLKNGQELELCGVTIRVKAQYHPGGSFGYRFEKDGKAAVYSTDCEHKSATALTDEGFVDFFRDADLLIMDAQYSFAEANSIKEDWGHSNNIIAVEMSGMAGVKTLCLFHQEPVLDDFQLQKFLDDTIEFAGFVEKKPGNIIMAQDGLVLDL; encoded by the coding sequence ATGAAGGTATGCATCTGGGGGGCACGAGGGTCCCTGCCGGCCACGTTCAATGCAGAGAGGGCCAGGGACAAGGTCAAGGCGGCTCTGGAAATTGCTGTGGCTAAAGGGATAGATTCCACTACCGATCTGGATTCTTTCATTGATAATGAGCTTCCGTTTCCTGTAAGGGGGTCATACGGGACCAACACGCCCTGTATTCAGATAGAAGGGCGGGGTGATGAGTACATTATCTGCGACTGCGGTACAGGGCTCCGTGATCTGGGCAATAAAGTCATGCAGGAGCGTCAGGGTAAGAACGGTGCTCATTTCCATATTTTTATGTCGCATCTGCACTGGGATCACCTTCAGGGATTTCCTTTTTTCGTTCCGGCATACATTCCTGGAAACAGAGTCACCTTTTACGGCGGGCATCCCAACATTGAAGCTGCATTGCGTACGCAGCAGAGTGAACCCGGTTTTCCTGTGCATTTCGACAATCTCGGATCAGAAATAGATTTCGTGCGGCTGAAAAACGGTCAGGAACTGGAATTGTGCGGGGTCACTATCCGGGTCAAGGCTCAGTATCATCCCGGCGGCTCATTCGGATACCGTTTCGAAAAGGACGGCAAAGCGGCCGTCTATTCAACGGATTGTGAACACAAGAGCGCCACAGCCCTTACGGATGAGGGATTTGTTGATTTTTTCAGGGATGCGGACCTGCTTATCATGGATGCCCAGTATTCGTTTGCGGAAGCAAATTCCATAAAAGAGGACTGGGGCCATTCCAATAATATAATCGCTGTTGAAATGTCGGGTATGGCCGGCGTAAAGACCTTGTGTCTGTTTCATCAGGAACCGGTCCTTGACGATTTTCAGCTTCAGAAATTTCTTGATGACACCATCGAGTTTGCCGGGTTTGTGGAGAAAAAGCCGGGGAACATCATCATGGCTCAGGACGGTCTTGTTCTGGATCTGTAA
- a CDS encoding antibiotic biosynthesis monooxygenase → MGVIAKTPAPPYYAVIFTSLRTQGDNGYSSMAEEMVDLAVEQPGFLGVESVREELGITISYWKDMESIVQWKNDPRHQKAQQLGRSKWYGSFKVRVVKVERDSEF, encoded by the coding sequence ATGGGAGTGATAGCGAAAACTCCGGCTCCTCCATATTACGCTGTGATCTTCACTTCACTGCGTACGCAGGGAGATAATGGATACAGTTCTATGGCAGAAGAAATGGTTGATCTGGCGGTTGAGCAACCTGGATTTCTCGGCGTAGAGTCGGTTAGAGAGGAACTGGGCATAACTATTTCCTATTGGAAGGATATGGAGTCCATTGTTCAATGGAAAAATGATCCGCGGCACCAAAAAGCACAGCAGCTTGGCCGTTCAAAATGGTATGGTTCTTTTAAAGTACGGGTAGTCAAGGTGGAACGGGATAGCGAATTTTAA
- a CDS encoding GNAT family N-acetyltransferase, translating to MNFEVKYSCSGIDWNLVASILKTVGMAHYKPEIHAKAFEASHTTVFIFDKDKMIGFGRAISDGAYQAAIYDCAVIPEYQGQKVGSLIMTHILKQLEGCNVLLYAAPGKEGFYVKHGFKQMKTGMARFIDENTMHNKGFI from the coding sequence ATGAACTTTGAAGTAAAATATAGCTGTAGTGGAATAGACTGGAACCTCGTAGCCAGCATACTCAAAACAGTCGGAATGGCTCACTATAAACCTGAAATTCACGCAAAAGCCTTCGAGGCAAGCCATACGACAGTATTTATATTCGATAAGGATAAAATGATCGGTTTCGGCAGAGCAATCTCGGATGGAGCATATCAGGCTGCCATATATGATTGCGCAGTTATTCCCGAGTATCAGGGACAGAAGGTCGGTTCCCTGATAATGACGCACATTCTGAAACAACTTGAAGGGTGTAATGTCCTTCTTTATGCGGCTCCGGGAAAAGAAGGTTTCTACGTAAAACACGGATTCAAACAAATGAAGACGGGCATGGCAAGATTTATCGATGAAAATACCATGCACAACAAGGGCTTTATTTAA
- a CDS encoding N-acetyltransferase — MIRKFNIQDMDMVLNIWLEASIQAHCFISRDFWESKVSDMRNIYIPNSETYVYEADGTVKGFIALHHNTVAALFVSPDSQRQGIGTQLLEEAKSMIPNLNLTVYKANSNGIRFYRKCGFRVAKEQIDEHTGHPELLMIFP; from the coding sequence GTGATACGCAAATTCAATATTCAGGATATGGACATGGTCCTCAACATCTGGCTTGAAGCCTCCATTCAGGCACATTGTTTCATATCACGTGACTTCTGGGAGTCAAAAGTATCGGATATGCGAAATATATACATTCCAAACAGCGAAACGTATGTGTATGAAGCAGATGGAACAGTCAAAGGATTCATAGCACTCCACCATAACACTGTAGCCGCTTTATTCGTTTCACCGGACAGCCAGAGACAAGGTATCGGCACACAACTGCTGGAGGAGGCCAAGAGTATGATTCCAAACTTGAATCTTACAGTCTACAAGGCAAACTCAAACGGCATCAGATTTTACCGGAAATGCGGTTTCAGAGTGGCAAAAGAACAGATTGATGAGCACACAGGGCATCCGGAACTGCTGATGATTTTCCCCTGA
- a CDS encoding OmpA family protein: protein MKFDDLKEELGLMDFESGSSDTSGMNGWSVPWADLMMVMFVLFVVLFIYSQSKENIKVIFSGNARSQVSVSPADDLIDMISFHRDAMSGSAKVLLTPEDTLYRSTDGAVSMKEENGELKIVMRGDAFFAPGESRLEEKTRQYLAEVADVLKTNTHAIHVVGHVDDKDVAKIGQSAAFELSTARAARVARYLSYEKAIDPVRIIVSGRGNYAPELPDDMGKVSGNNRRVEIVVINTDINAE, encoded by the coding sequence ATGAAATTTGACGACTTGAAAGAAGAACTGGGGCTCATGGATTTTGAGTCTGGAAGTTCCGATACATCCGGGATGAACGGCTGGTCCGTGCCCTGGGCGGACCTGATGATGGTCATGTTCGTCCTGTTTGTGGTTCTGTTTATCTACAGCCAGTCCAAGGAAAATATCAAAGTCATTTTCAGCGGCAATGCCCGCAGTCAGGTTTCCGTCAGTCCGGCGGACGATCTTATCGATATGATTTCCTTTCATAGAGATGCCATGAGCGGATCAGCCAAAGTGCTGCTTACTCCGGAGGATACCCTTTACCGGAGCACAGACGGTGCCGTCAGCATGAAAGAGGAAAACGGCGAGCTCAAAATTGTCATGCGCGGGGATGCTTTTTTTGCGCCGGGAGAAAGCAGGCTGGAAGAAAAAACCAGACAGTATCTGGCCGAAGTGGCCGATGTTTTGAAAACAAATACACATGCCATCCATGTTGTGGGGCATGTGGATGATAAGGATGTGGCAAAAATCGGGCAGAGTGCAGCCTTTGAACTGTCCACTGCCAGAGCTGCCCGTGTGGCTCGATACCTGTCATATGAAAAAGCGATTGATCCTGTGCGTATCATCGTCAGCGGGCGCGGAAATTACGCCCCTGAGCTTCCGGATGATATGGGCAAGGTCAGCGGAAACAACCGAAGGGTTGAAATCGTCGTTATAAATACCGACATCAATGCCGAGTAA